The following proteins are co-located in the Aeromicrobium phoceense genome:
- a CDS encoding ABC transporter ATP-binding protein codes for MSAIAVRGIRKSFGDVEVLRGVDLEVAPGSVFALLGSNGAGKTTLVRILATLLRPDAGEASVAGFDVGTQAAEVRGAISLTGQFAAVDDMLTGRENLVLVARLRHLPDAGAVADELLQRFDLAEAGGRRASTYSGGMRRRLDIAMSLIGNPPVIFLDEPTTGLDPQARLEVWQTVKALADGGTTVLLTTQYLDEAEHLADRIAILHDGRIIANGTLVELKRLLPPAKVEYVEKQPSLEDVFLAILEKEAA; via the coding sequence ATGAGCGCCATCGCCGTCCGCGGGATCCGCAAGTCGTTCGGTGACGTGGAGGTGCTGCGCGGGGTCGACCTCGAGGTCGCTCCGGGCAGCGTCTTCGCCCTGCTCGGCTCGAACGGGGCGGGCAAGACCACGCTCGTGCGGATCCTCGCCACCCTGCTCCGCCCCGACGCCGGCGAGGCCTCGGTGGCCGGGTTCGACGTGGGCACGCAGGCCGCCGAGGTGCGCGGGGCGATCAGCCTCACGGGCCAGTTCGCCGCCGTGGACGACATGCTGACCGGGCGCGAGAACCTCGTGCTGGTCGCTCGCCTGCGGCACCTCCCCGATGCGGGCGCGGTAGCGGACGAGCTGCTGCAACGGTTCGACCTCGCCGAGGCCGGCGGCCGCCGCGCGTCCACCTACTCCGGTGGCATGCGTCGTCGCCTCGACATCGCGATGAGCCTCATCGGCAACCCGCCGGTGATCTTCCTCGACGAGCCGACCACCGGCCTCGACCCGCAGGCGCGGCTCGAGGTCTGGCAGACGGTCAAGGCGCTCGCCGACGGCGGCACCACGGTGCTGCTGACGACGCAGTACCTCGACGAGGCGGAGCACCTGGCCGACCGCATCGCGATCCTGCACGACGGCCGGATCATCGCCAACGGCACCCTGGTTGAGCTCAAGCGGCTGCTGCCGCCGGCGAAGGTCGAGTACGTCGAGAAGCAACCCAGTCTCGAGGACGTGTTCCTCGCGATCCTCGAGAAGGAGGCGGCATGA
- a CDS encoding DUF1048 domain-containing protein: MTNPITRMFGEKKQWRQYKARLAALPQPHRAAAEAIEHYLLRVGAVFVSDADGLLQMFDDMVELFEQSAADGTAVRDIVGDDPVAFVEDFITNYPSGRWLTKERQRLNEAITEVGS; this comes from the coding sequence ATGACGAACCCGATCACCCGCATGTTCGGCGAGAAGAAGCAGTGGCGGCAGTACAAGGCGCGCCTGGCCGCACTCCCCCAGCCGCACCGCGCGGCGGCGGAGGCGATCGAGCACTACCTCCTGAGGGTGGGAGCGGTGTTCGTGAGCGACGCCGACGGGCTGCTGCAGATGTTCGACGACATGGTCGAGCTGTTCGAGCAGAGCGCCGCCGACGGCACCGCCGTGCGCGACATCGTCGGCGACGACCCGGTGGCCTTCGTGGAGGACTTCATCACGAACTACCCGTCCGGTCGCTGGCTGACGAAGGAGCGCCAGCGGCTCAACGAGGCGATCACGGAGGTGGGGTCATGA
- a CDS encoding PadR family transcriptional regulator: MTEMLKGTLEGIVLAILAARPAYGYEITSGLREQGFTDIAEGTVYALLIRIEKRGLVDVEKVPSEKGPPRKVYSLNAQGQQYLDEFWETWSFLAERLEQLHEGGK; encoded by the coding sequence ATGACCGAGATGCTCAAGGGCACGCTCGAGGGGATCGTCCTGGCGATCCTGGCAGCACGTCCGGCGTACGGCTACGAGATCACCTCGGGCCTGCGCGAACAGGGATTCACCGACATCGCCGAGGGCACGGTGTACGCCCTGCTCATCCGCATCGAGAAGCGCGGGCTCGTCGACGTCGAGAAGGTCCCGTCGGAGAAGGGTCCACCGCGCAAGGTGTACTCGCTCAACGCTCAGGGACAGCAGTACCTCGACGAGTTCTGGGAGACGTGGAGCTTCCTGGCAGAACGGCTCGAACAGCTCCACGAAGGAGGCAAGTGA
- a CDS encoding response regulator, translating into MTFVLAVDDDPAILRTLGINLRARDYDVETAGDGRSALQIVDERMPDVILLDLGLPDLDGITVLRRLREFTQVPVIVVSARTEPDDKVEALDLGADDFITKPFSIEELLARVRVMTRRATATEPSLVVETGGLVLDVTESRASRDGTEIHLTPIEWKIVGALVRKRGRLVRQTELLRAVWGPGYERQSNYLRVHLAGIRRKLEPDPSQPALFVTEPGIGHRFSG; encoded by the coding sequence ATGACCTTCGTGCTGGCCGTCGACGACGACCCCGCGATCCTGCGCACCCTGGGCATCAACCTGCGGGCGCGCGACTACGACGTCGAGACCGCGGGGGACGGTCGCTCGGCGCTGCAGATCGTGGACGAGCGCATGCCCGACGTGATCCTGCTGGACCTCGGCCTGCCCGACCTCGACGGCATCACCGTGCTGAGGCGCCTGCGCGAGTTCACCCAGGTGCCCGTGATCGTGGTGTCGGCGCGCACCGAGCCCGACGACAAGGTGGAGGCGCTCGACCTCGGTGCGGACGACTTCATCACCAAGCCGTTCTCGATCGAGGAGCTGCTCGCTCGCGTGCGGGTGATGACGCGACGCGCCACGGCGACCGAGCCCTCGCTGGTCGTCGAGACCGGCGGCCTGGTCCTCGACGTCACGGAGTCACGCGCGAGCCGTGACGGCACGGAGATCCACCTGACGCCGATCGAGTGGAAGATCGTCGGTGCCCTCGTGCGCAAGCGTGGACGCCTCGTCCGCCAGACCGAGCTGCTGCGTGCGGTCTGGGGTCCGGGGTATGAGCGCCAGTCGAATTACCTGCGCGTCCACCTCGCCGGGATCCGGCGCAAGCTCGAGCCGGACCCCTCCCAGCCGGCCCTCTTCGTCACCGAGCCGGGCATCGGACACCGCTTCTCCGGGTGA
- a CDS encoding ATP-binding protein: MGTANERGTLRVYLGAAPGVGKTYAMLDEGNRRLARGTDVVVGFVETHGRPHTIDALGDLEVVPRARVEYRDTVQEEMDVKAILARRPAAVLVDELAHTNLPGGRHAKRWEDVEELRDAGIDVVTTVNVQHLESLNDVTESITGVRQRETVPDEVVRAADQIELVDMSPQALRRRMAHGNVYTAEKVDAALHHYFREGNLTALRELALLWLADRVDEGMGRYREQHDITGTWATRERIVAAVTGGPESLTLMRRAARIASRRAGGEWLALYVTRHDGLSTISPDRLSRLRAKTEELGGTFHTVLGDDTADAILAFARAENADQVIIGASRRGRLPTLLRPGIGERVITASGDIDVHIVTHDHARRRGFRQEQGVHHLGPRRRALGFAFAVLAPALVSLLMWWTDSLHALPSEAMLLMTVVVATALIGGLLPAVVSAVLSGVLLNVLFTPPRYTLTVAEPENAAAIVLFVLVGIAVASVVDHSARRATEARRARAEADSLTVLAHSLLTSGDDLEGLLSSASELFGARGAAVLRRNGPGDWEAVAAVGDAPSTVEDGAISTSIDDRTVLVLRGGSQSASERGLLNAYAAYAQVMADRSRARVAEIERHRLAEADRTRTALLAAVSHDLRSPLAAVKASVASLRSTTVTFSPDDRAALLETIEESTDRLTALVTNLLDMSRIHTGAVTAHPSEVALARAVHAAVVPLEHDGRITIEVPDHVSVLADPGLLERVLANICENALKYTAPEAGIRVDAAVVGERVTLRIADTGPGVGDGDLERIFAPFQRLGDVPGKDGVGLGLAVARGLTEAMGGTITTEPTPGGGLTFSIDLPRPTEERA; the protein is encoded by the coding sequence GTGGGAACGGCGAACGAGCGCGGCACACTGCGCGTGTACCTGGGAGCCGCCCCCGGGGTCGGGAAGACCTACGCGATGCTCGACGAGGGCAACCGCCGGCTGGCGCGCGGCACCGACGTGGTGGTCGGGTTCGTCGAGACCCACGGCCGCCCGCACACCATCGATGCGCTGGGCGACCTCGAGGTCGTGCCCCGCGCCCGCGTCGAGTACCGCGACACGGTGCAGGAGGAGATGGACGTCAAGGCGATCCTGGCCCGCCGGCCGGCGGCCGTGCTCGTCGACGAGCTCGCGCACACCAACCTGCCGGGCGGCCGGCACGCGAAGCGGTGGGAGGACGTGGAGGAGCTGCGCGACGCCGGGATCGACGTCGTCACCACCGTCAACGTCCAGCACCTGGAGTCCCTCAACGACGTCACCGAGTCGATCACCGGTGTCCGCCAGCGCGAGACCGTGCCCGACGAGGTGGTGCGCGCGGCCGACCAGATCGAGCTGGTCGACATGAGCCCGCAGGCGCTGCGCCGGCGCATGGCGCACGGCAACGTCTACACCGCGGAGAAGGTGGACGCGGCCCTGCACCACTACTTCCGCGAGGGGAACCTGACGGCGCTGCGCGAGCTGGCGCTGCTCTGGCTGGCCGACCGGGTCGACGAGGGCATGGGTCGCTACCGCGAGCAGCACGACATCACGGGCACCTGGGCCACCCGCGAGCGGATCGTGGCCGCGGTCACCGGGGGCCCGGAGTCCCTCACGCTCATGCGGCGCGCGGCACGGATCGCCTCGCGGCGGGCGGGCGGCGAGTGGCTCGCGCTCTACGTCACGCGGCACGACGGCCTCAGCACCATCTCCCCCGACCGGCTGTCCCGGCTGCGGGCCAAGACCGAGGAGCTCGGCGGCACCTTCCACACGGTGCTCGGCGACGACACGGCCGACGCGATCCTGGCCTTCGCCCGCGCGGAGAACGCCGACCAGGTGATCATCGGCGCGAGTCGGCGCGGGCGGCTGCCCACCCTGCTGCGTCCCGGCATCGGCGAGCGCGTCATCACGGCGTCGGGTGACATCGACGTGCACATCGTGACCCACGACCACGCCCGGCGGCGCGGCTTCCGCCAGGAGCAGGGCGTGCACCACCTGGGTCCCCGGCGCCGCGCCCTCGGCTTCGCGTTCGCGGTGCTGGCGCCCGCCCTGGTGAGCCTGCTGATGTGGTGGACCGACTCGCTGCACGCCCTGCCCTCCGAGGCGATGCTGCTGATGACGGTCGTCGTGGCGACGGCGCTGATCGGCGGGCTCCTGCCCGCCGTCGTGTCGGCCGTGCTGAGCGGCGTGCTGCTCAACGTGCTGTTCACACCACCGCGGTACACCCTCACGGTGGCCGAGCCCGAGAACGCCGCGGCCATCGTGCTGTTCGTCCTCGTCGGCATCGCGGTCGCGAGCGTCGTGGACCACTCCGCCCGGCGGGCCACCGAGGCGCGGCGTGCGAGGGCCGAGGCCGACAGCCTCACGGTGCTGGCGCACAGCCTGCTGACGTCCGGCGACGACCTCGAGGGTCTGCTCTCCTCCGCCTCCGAGCTGTTCGGCGCCCGCGGCGCGGCGGTCCTGCGCCGGAACGGCCCCGGCGACTGGGAGGCGGTCGCGGCGGTCGGTGACGCACCCTCGACCGTGGAGGACGGCGCGATCTCCACCTCGATCGACGACCGCACCGTGCTCGTGCTGCGTGGCGGATCGCAGAGCGCCTCCGAGCGCGGCCTGCTCAACGCCTACGCGGCCTACGCCCAGGTGATGGCCGACCGCTCCCGGGCGCGGGTGGCCGAGATCGAGCGCCACCGGCTGGCCGAGGCCGACCGCACGCGCACGGCGCTGCTCGCGGCGGTCTCGCACGACCTCCGATCCCCGCTGGCCGCCGTGAAGGCGTCCGTGGCCAGCCTGCGCAGCACCACCGTGACGTTCTCGCCGGACGACCGAGCCGCGCTGCTCGAGACGATCGAGGAGTCGACCGACCGGCTCACCGCCCTGGTGACCAACCTGCTCGACATGAGCCGCATCCACACCGGTGCGGTCACGGCGCACCCGTCGGAGGTGGCACTGGCCCGCGCGGTCCACGCGGCCGTGGTGCCGCTGGAGCACGACGGGCGGATCACGATCGAGGTCCCCGACCACGTGAGCGTGCTCGCCGACCCGGGCCTGCTGGAGCGGGTGCTGGCGAACATCTGCGAGAACGCGCTGAAGTACACCGCGCCCGAGGCCGGCATCCGCGTCGACGCGGCCGTCGTCGGCGAGCGGGTCACGCTGCGGATCGCCGACACCGGCCCGGGCGTCGGCGACGGCGACCTGGAGCGGATCTTCGCCCCGTTCCAGCGCCTCGGCGACGTGCCCGGCAAGGACGGCGTGGGGCTCGGACTGGCAGTGGCGCGCGGGCTGACCGAGGCGATGGGCGGCACGATCACCACCGAGCCCACCCCGGGCGGCGGCCTGACCTTCTCCATCGACCTGCCCCGACCGACCGAGGAGAGAGCATGA
- the kdpC gene encoding potassium-transporting ATPase subunit KdpC produces MLNSLSDLARQSLAALRVLLVLTVVLGIAYPVVVWGVAQPLGDRAAGQPVRVDGQVVGSRLIGQSFEGQEWFHSRPSANDHDTLASAPSNLGPLNEDLLATIDERRSTVAATESVPEADVPADAVTASGSGLDPHISPAYAGLQVDRVARARGLDAERVRELVEAHTEGRFLGIHGEPVVNVLELNVALDRASR; encoded by the coding sequence ATGCTCAACTCACTGTCCGACCTCGCCCGCCAGTCGCTGGCCGCGCTGCGCGTGCTCCTCGTCCTCACCGTCGTCCTCGGCATCGCCTACCCCGTGGTGGTCTGGGGAGTCGCCCAGCCGCTGGGCGACCGGGCCGCCGGCCAGCCCGTGCGGGTCGACGGGCAGGTCGTCGGCTCGCGCCTCATCGGCCAGTCGTTCGAGGGTCAGGAGTGGTTCCACTCCCGCCCGTCGGCCAACGACCACGACACCCTCGCCTCCGCACCGAGCAACCTCGGACCGCTCAACGAGGACCTGCTCGCCACGATCGATGAGCGCCGCAGCACGGTCGCCGCGACGGAGTCCGTGCCCGAGGCCGACGTGCCGGCCGACGCCGTCACCGCCTCCGGCTCGGGACTGGACCCGCACATCTCCCCCGCCTACGCCGGGCTGCAGGTCGACCGCGTCGCCCGCGCCAGGGGCCTGGACGCCGAACGCGTGCGGGAGCTCGTCGAAGCGCACACCGAGGGCCGGTTCCTCGGGATCCACGGCGAGCCGGTCGTCAACGTGCTGGAGCTCAACGTCGCACTCGACCGTGCCTCGCGCTAG
- the kdpB gene encoding potassium-transporting ATPase subunit KdpB, protein MSTTTRSALGRQALQQLPAALRKLDPRHLWRSPVMFIVWLGSVAATIAAVGDPSTFTVLIAVWLWLTVIFGNLAEAVAEGRGKAQAASLRAARTDTMARRLGPDGTETQVAGTELAVGDLVVVEAGEVIPGDGDVVEGIASVDESAITGESAPAIREAGGDRSAVTGGTRVLSDRIVVRITAAAGETFLDRMIGLVEGTSRRRTPNEIALSMLLTSLTFVFLVAVATLAPMAEYAGAPQDLVVLVALVVCLIPTTIGALLSAIGIAGMDRLVRVNVLAMSGRAVEAAGDVSTLLLDKTGTITHGNRRATLLIAAPEIGESRMREAARLSSLADLTPEGRSIVELAVAQGAGGGELPTGAEFIEFTAQTRMSGVDLPDGTRIRKGAGSAIEAWTGRAPSDDVTDTINAIARGGGTPLVIAEQDADGKGTVLGVVQLKDVVKDGMTERFAELRAMGIRTVMVTGDNALTARAIAKEAGVDDFLAEATPEDKLAFIRREQEGGHLVAMTGDGTNDAPALAAADVGVAMNSGTAAAKEAGNMVDLDSDPTKLIDIVEIGKQLLITRGALTTFSIANDVAKYFAIIPAMFVAAYPSLDALNVMGLATPESAILSAVIFNALIIVALIPLALRGVRFRAASAMSVLRRNVLVFGLGGVLVPFAGIKLIDLLVSTIPGIG, encoded by the coding sequence ATGAGCACCACCACCCGGAGCGCCCTCGGGCGCCAGGCCCTCCAGCAGCTGCCCGCGGCACTGCGCAAGCTCGACCCGCGTCACCTGTGGCGCTCCCCCGTCATGTTCATCGTGTGGCTGGGATCGGTCGCCGCGACGATCGCCGCCGTCGGCGACCCGAGCACCTTCACCGTCCTCATCGCGGTGTGGCTGTGGCTCACGGTGATCTTCGGCAACCTCGCCGAGGCCGTCGCCGAGGGACGCGGCAAGGCACAGGCCGCGTCGCTGCGGGCTGCTCGCACCGACACGATGGCGCGGCGGCTCGGCCCCGACGGCACCGAGACGCAGGTGGCCGGCACCGAGCTGGCCGTCGGTGACCTGGTCGTGGTGGAGGCCGGCGAGGTCATCCCGGGCGACGGCGACGTCGTCGAGGGCATCGCCTCGGTGGACGAGTCCGCCATCACGGGCGAGTCCGCCCCGGCCATCCGCGAGGCGGGCGGCGATCGCAGTGCGGTCACCGGCGGCACGCGCGTGCTGTCGGACCGCATCGTCGTGCGCATCACGGCAGCCGCCGGCGAGACCTTCCTCGACCGGATGATCGGGCTCGTCGAGGGCACCTCGCGGCGCAGGACCCCGAACGAGATCGCGCTGTCGATGCTGCTGACGAGCCTGACGTTCGTGTTCCTGGTGGCGGTCGCGACCCTCGCCCCGATGGCCGAGTACGCGGGAGCACCCCAGGACCTCGTCGTCCTCGTCGCGCTCGTGGTCTGCCTCATCCCCACCACGATCGGCGCGCTGCTGTCCGCCATCGGCATCGCCGGCATGGACCGGCTGGTCCGGGTGAACGTGCTGGCCATGTCGGGCCGCGCGGTCGAGGCCGCCGGCGACGTGAGCACGCTGCTGCTGGACAAGACCGGCACGATCACCCACGGCAACCGGCGCGCCACGCTGCTGATCGCCGCACCCGAGATCGGCGAGTCACGGATGCGTGAGGCCGCGCGCCTCTCGAGCCTGGCCGACCTGACGCCGGAGGGTCGCTCGATCGTGGAGCTGGCGGTCGCCCAGGGCGCCGGCGGCGGCGAGCTGCCCACCGGCGCCGAGTTCATCGAGTTCACCGCGCAGACCCGCATGTCCGGCGTCGACCTGCCCGACGGCACCCGGATCCGCAAGGGCGCGGGCTCCGCGATCGAGGCGTGGACCGGGCGGGCCCCCTCCGACGACGTCACCGACACGATCAACGCGATCGCCCGTGGCGGCGGCACGCCCCTCGTGATCGCCGAGCAGGACGCCGACGGCAAGGGCACCGTGCTGGGCGTCGTCCAGCTCAAGGACGTGGTCAAGGACGGGATGACCGAGCGCTTCGCCGAGCTGCGTGCCATGGGGATCCGCACCGTCATGGTCACCGGTGACAACGCGCTGACGGCGCGGGCGATCGCGAAGGAGGCCGGCGTCGACGACTTCCTCGCCGAGGCCACACCCGAGGACAAGCTCGCCTTCATCCGCCGCGAGCAGGAGGGCGGCCACCTCGTCGCGATGACGGGCGACGGCACGAACGACGCGCCGGCGCTTGCCGCCGCCGACGTCGGTGTCGCGATGAACAGCGGCACCGCCGCCGCGAAGGAGGCCGGCAACATGGTCGACCTCGACTCCGACCCGACCAAGCTCATCGACATCGTCGAGATCGGCAAGCAGCTGCTCATCACCCGCGGTGCCCTGACCACGTTCTCCATTGCCAACGACGTGGCCAAGTACTTCGCGATCATCCCCGCGATGTTCGTGGCGGCGTACCCGTCACTGGACGCCCTCAACGTCATGGGGCTGGCGACTCCGGAGTCGGCCATCCTCTCCGCCGTCATCTTCAACGCGCTGATCATCGTGGCGCTCATCCCGCTGGCCCTGCGCGGCGTGAGGTTCCGCGCCGCGTCGGCGATGTCGGTCCTGCGGCGCAACGTCCTCGTCTTCGGGCTGGGCGGCGTCCTGGTCCCCTTCGCCGGCATCAAGCTCATCGACCTGCTCGTCTCGACCATCCCCGGAATCGGCTGA